In Fusarium fujikuroi IMI 58289 draft genome, chromosome FFUJ_chr02, the genomic stretch GTGGCCTCGCACCTCCACCTACACACTCATCTAAACCCAGCAAGCCCAATCGCAAGGTCCTCCTCACGCCAGGCCACTCTCCTCTCGACTGGGCTCGCATATCTGGACCGAATGCTGACCTCCGTGGTGTCGAACCCCAAACACCATACCTGCGCGTGACCCCATCTATGCTGAAGCGCATGACAGGTCGCAAGGGCAAAGATGCTTGGATGGCTCTGAACGGCAAGGTGTACAATGTTACTCCATATGCCGACTTTCATCCCGGAGGTGTTCCTGAGCTGATGCGAGGTGCGGGGCGTGACGGTACCAAGTTGTTTGGCGAGATTCATCCTTGGGTGAACTACGAGACTATGTTATCAGCCTGTCTCGTAGGCCTGCTTGTCGAGGAGTCTGAAGGCACTGAGAATCAGATGGACCAGATGGATTAGACCACGACATTGAAGAGACGACATAGACCATAGACGCAAGACTACTGGCGCATCCATGTTACATGGAAACGGTATTTTACATGTATTAGACTACTGTTTGCGCCAGAGATGTTCTTCTCGAACACTTAGATGTACATTAACTAGAAAGATACCCCAGAGACCGGTCTTTACCGTCTCTTTCCAAATCGAAACTTGAGCTCGTCATCGCTGTCACTATCCGCGACTTCCACAGCTCTTCTCGTTGGCCGACTCCGTTTCGGAGGCTGCTGTCCTGCAGCAGGCTCTGCCGCAGCTCGTTTACTCCCTTGACTCGTGTTCTGTGATGCTTGACTCTTTGATTTAGCCTGCGACTGTGTCTGTGCCCCTCGTGTTCGAGTCGCTGGTACCGAAGATCGCTGTGATACTGAATTACTCTCTTCGTCGCTGCTGTCTGATATGACATTGGCATATGCCCTTTTCTGGGCACGAGATGAAGTCGAGGGTGCTGTAGGCGCAGATGGTTGTGACTGTGTTCCAGGAGCTTGACTTGAGTTCCTCTTTCTGCGCTCtgtttcctcatcctcgagcCAGTAATCGTCTCCAACGCCAAACTCCTTCGTCTTGACCTGCGTCAGAGGCACGATAGTCTTTACGGGCTGGCGTCCTGTGGCCTCTCCACGTTGTCTGAACCTCTTGAAGTTCTTCATCCCATTCCACTTGGGGTCCCATCTTCCGTCACGAATGTCTTGTTCTCGAGTACGGGGATGGCTAGGCTGTCGTACTTCGATCTCTTCTACGATGTTGAGTCTGCGAATCTCtgcaagatcaacatcatctgGCAAATTTGCCAAATCTTCCTTTTCAGCCCGTGcacgagcttcttcttgctctctgtTTTGTGCAGCTATTGCCAAGATATCGAATTctttcttgatctttttTGGCTCTGGGACCTTCTCAGCTGTCTCAATTTCCATCTGCTCAGCCGGATCCTTCAAATCTTCACCTCGTTCTATCCGTTGACGCTTGAACCTCTCTGCTGCAGTTGTCATACCATCCATGAGGTCATCTTGCGGTAATGGTGAGGCTCGCCTTTTCCTTTGTGAAGACCTGGCATTGCTAGATTGTAGCGTTTCTAGGGGTGCATCTGGCTCCTGAGACACGAATagaccttcttcctctgccaGCGCTTGCGTCGCATTCTGAGTCGCAGCACGGGTTGAGGGTTGATTTACAGGCACCGGTGCTGCAGGAATATCGTCCATATCAACGTCATCATCTCCGCCGAAGCCTGCAAAGCGTCTTTTGACAGTTCTCCTCGTCCGCCCACGCCGGGGAGCAAGCTGTGACTCTTCGGGTGCCTGTGACGTTTCAGCCTGTGTGGCAGGATGCTGTGTGCCATTGGCCACctcaggatcttgaagagtcTGGGCTTGATGTTGTGTATTATGTGCAGACTCAACCTCGAGAGGGCGTCGAAGAATACTCGCATCTTTGATGAGGATTGCTTCCAAAAACTCACTTTGCTCAATAGGACGATGGTCCAGTCTCAGGGATACAGACCTGAAAAAGCCCACATACCAATCAACTGAACCTCCTTTCGAAGGAACGAAGCGTACTACTACTACACCTTTGCCCTCGCTGCCGTCATTAAAGGCACCGAGGCCCTTTTCACCAGCGACACTTTTGACATATTGAACAAAGTCATCGACCGAAGTTTCTTCGGGAACAACATTTCGCAACAACGCTTTGCCACCACCACTCGTAATAGGCGCTAGCAAGTTGTTGTACTGTACGGGGTCGTAGAAGACGAAGCTGTAGCCTTCGAATATGTCGCGCCTCCCTGGATCTGGGGCATACGTTGAGTCAGGGTGTTGTACAGGCTCGCCTCCCCTTGGAGGTAAATGCTGCATAGCATCGGGCCAGTTTTGATCAAAGTCCTGCTCCAAGGGGCTCAAGTCGGTGGTCTCCGCCCCATCCGCTAGATTTCCGGCTTCAGCCACTGCATCGAGGAAAGTTTCCGTTACAATGTGTTTCCCGTTGATCAAGGCCTGAAGCCCTTTGGCTGTATTTCGCTTCTTTGAGACAACATGTGTGGTCGAGTCAACATATTCTGTCACAAGCTTGATATCAAGCTGCTCGAATCTTCCTCGAAGTGTAGTTAGGGGGTCTGTCTGTAGTTCCTTGCTGGTGAAGGAAAACGCAAAGACAACTGGTTCCCAGGAGATGCTGTGGACTGTAAGCGGCGTAACACCAGATCGGATGAAACGCGTTACCT encodes the following:
- a CDS encoding related to campothecin resistance conferring protein, with amino-acid sequence MWILENSEAFDGRKLWLRPGKTYLFGRTAAEPGQLAISHNTISRKHLTITVSPVEKGQAHNPRSRSTLTIEDLATKIGTVVNGEKIKGKRKVIEGDKAEFTMGKCPNRFSISWEPVVFAFSFTSKELQTDPLTTLRGRFEQLDIKLVTEYVDSTTHVVSKKRNTAKGLQALINGKHIVTETFLDAVAEAGNLADGAETTDLSPLEQDFDQNWPDAMQHLPPRGGEPVQHPDSTYAPDPGRRDIFEGYSFVFYDPVQYNNLLAPITSGGGKALLRNVVPEETSVDDFVQYVKSVAGEKGLGAFNDGSEGKGVVVVRFVPSKGGSVDWYVGFFRSVSLRLDHRPIEQSEFLEAILIKDASILRRPLEVESAHNTQHQAQTLQDPEVANGTQHPATQAETSQAPEESQLAPRRGRTRRTVKRRFAGFGGDDDVDMDDIPAAPVPVNQPSTRAATQNATQALAEEEGLFVSQEPDAPLETLQSSNARSSQRKRRASPLPQDDLMDGMTTAAERFKRQRIERGEDLKDPAEQMEIETAEKVPEPKKIKKEFDILAIAAQNREQEEARARAEKEDLANLPDDVDLAEIRRLNIVEEIEVRQPSHPRTREQDIRDGRWDPKWNGMKNFKRFRQRGEATGRQPVKTIVPLTQVKTKEFGVGDDYWLEDEETERRKRNSSQAPGTQSQPSAPTAPSTSSRAQKRAYANVISDSSDEESNSVSQRSSVPATRTRGAQTQSQAKSKSQASQNTSQGSKRAAAEPAAGQQPPKRSRPTRRAVEVADSDSDDELKFRFGKRR